DNA sequence from the Cellulophaga sp. HaHaR_3_176 genome:
TAAAAGAAGTTACACACGGACTGTTACCACCACCTAAATATTTTCCTTTAAATGTGAAAATGAATAAGGAAGGGTATGAGAATTTTGATGAGGTTTTAGATAGAGGAACAACAGCATTATCGCCTAAAGAATTTGAAATTGCAGCTAACGAAACTGATGCAATTGTTTTAGATGTTAGGCATCAAGATGAGTTTGTAAAAGGACATATACCTCGTTCTATTTTTATAGGGTTAAATGGTGATTTTGCACCATGGGTAGGTGCTTTAATTGCCGATGTTAAACAACCATTACTTTTGGTAACACCAGAAGGTAAAGAAGAGGAAGCAATTACGCGTTTGTCGCGTGTTGGTTTTGATGGTACAATTGGATATTTAAAAGGTGGTTTTGAAGCTTGGAGAAAAGATGCAAAGGAATACGATACTATTACATCGTTAACGGCAAAAGAAGTTATACCTAAAATAAACTCAAAAGAAATACCTGTTTTTGATGTTAGAAAAGAAGGGGAATATGGATCAGAGCATGTTTTAAATGCAACGCACACACCTTTAAGTTCATTAAATGATTACTTATCTGAGTTTCCAGAAAAAAGTACATTCTACGTGCATTGTGCTGGTGGTTACAGATCTGTAATAGCAGAATCTATATTAAAGAGTAGAGGTATTCATAATTTTATTGATATTGCAGGTGGTTTTGGAGCTCTTAAAAGTGAGGGAGCAAAAGTTTCTGATTTTGTTTGCCCTACAACTTTATAAAAAAAAATATTTCATTATAAAAAGGCTCTTAAATATCTAGGTATTTAAGAGCCTTTTTGTTTTAGAGAACTGATTTTTATCATATTATTTGAGAATGTCAATCTTTAAATTTGTGCATATAATCAACAAATTTAAATATGATACAACTTGCTATTTCTCTTGTAAATTGGAACTACGGAATACTATTAATTAGTTCTTTTGCAGTAGTAGTTATTGGTTTAGTATTAATTGTTTTTTCTTTAATGAAAAATGATAAAAAGAAAAACAGTTAATAATTGGCAATTTCAATATCAGAAATCTGTATTACTTTTTCGCTGTTTTTACCACAGTAATTAGTGATAATTTGCCTTGTTTCAAAAGTGTTATTTTGTAACTTTATAAAAGGCATAAGGTCTTCAATATGGTTTATAGTGGTGTCATTAGCTACAAAAGCATATCCGATATAGGTATTATCTTGAACGACTATCAAAGCAGTTTCATTAAGTGTTCTTCCTTTTTCTTTAATTAGGAAGTTTTCAGAAGCAGATTTCACTTCTTTAATTAGTTTTTTAACCTTAGCATTATAATTTTCTGTAGTTTCAGTACCACGGCAAATACCATCACATTCAAGAATATCGTAATGCGAGCATGCGGCAACGTTCTCTTGTAGGTGACAAAATTTAGGGCACAACTTATAGGTTTTGCAAAGTTCTTGTAAAAAAATTCTACAATCTGTTTTATTATAGAGAGTGTAAAATGCATTCGGAGCCATTTTTAGAGTATTAGAGGCTAAATGCAGTATACCATTCCTATCTTCATAACTAAAAATACCGTAAGGCTGTATTTTTCTTTTTTGCGATCTATTATGTTCTGGGTAATGGTGTTTTATAGCTTCAGATTCCATTAGTAAAGCTAAAACCTCACTACCAGAAAGTTCAAAATCTATTGCTGAGGTTTCTTGGCACATTTTAATTTCTTTGGTTGCCTTATCGTAAAAGTGACTTAAAACTCTCTTCTTTATATTTATAGCTTTACCAACATAAATAATTTTACCTTTTTCGTTTTTAAAATAATACACCCCTGGTTTAGTGGGTAATTTATCAAAATCTTCTTTAGGTAAGCCAGGTGGTAGTGTCGCTTCTTGTGATTTTGAATTTAAAAAAGATTTAAATACCTCTTCAGCACCGTCAGTATATAATAATTTTTTAAATAAAATAGTAGTAGCATCAGCATCACCTCTAGCCCTATGCCGATCAGTTAACGGTATTTTTAAAGCAGAACATAATTTACCAAGACTATATGATTTGTAACCAGGGAGCAGTTTTCGAGAAAGCCTTACGGTGCAGAGTTTTTTTCTTGAAAAGGCTATGCCTATCATTTTAAATTCATTCTGAATTATATTGTAATCGAAATTTACATTGTGGGCAACAAAAATGGTATCTGTAGTAATTGCTAATATTTGTTCTGTAATTTCATGAAATTTAGGAGCATTCCTAACCATGTCGTTATCAATACCTGTAAGTCCAGTTATAAAATAAGGAATTTCACATTCAGGATCAACCAATGTGGTAAATTCATCTACCACATCATTACCATCAAATTTAAAAATAGAAATTTCAGTAATCTTATTTCCTTTTACTCCATTCCCTGTAGTTTCAATATCTATTATCGTGTACAAAAAGCTCTTTTTTTCTATAAAGTTAAGGCATTTTTTAGAGTGTAACTAATTCTCGATTTTTATGAAAAATTTTATGAAACGTATTGTTTTTTTTATTTCATTTGTTGTGTAAATTTTTGTGTTTAAACCTCTTGAGGAAACACTTTGAAAACAATATTAAAATTTGGGTTTTTAAGAATACGGAAATCATTTTTAAAAACAGTTCACCACGTTGAAATCCAGATAATAAGACAGATTTCTATTTTTCAATCTACACATTACTTAAGTTGTTCAAAAACAAAGCTTAAGGCTACTCTTTTTTTTACAAAACCAACCCATTATTTTACTTTTAAAATGATGAAATAAAATGTGAGTTAACCTGATTTTATACAAGGTATATGAAGGTTTTTTAATTCAATTTCTAAAATAAAAAAACAACAAATTAAAATTATAATTATGATCAAAACATTCGCAATTTCTTTAGTATTATTTATGACTTCTTTTTTAAGCCCTGTACAGGAGCAATATACCGTTAAGATGGCTTTTGAAGGGTTAGAAGATGGTGTTTATTACTTCTCATCAGAAGATGATGATTTTAGTACATTTTCATTTGATAATATTGATAAATCATTAGCCAGTAAATACAATTTTTCAGACAGAAAATTAATAGGCTCAAGCTTTGAAGTTACTTATGAAGCTGAACAATTAACAAATGAAGATGAAGAAGAGTATGAGGTTTTAACATTGAAAGACATCGTTAAAATCGAGAAAAAATAATTTTATTTGTCCGTTGCTAGTACAGGAGCTTGCTAAGATGGTTGCTGTGTTGGTAGCGGGCAAATTATAAAATAAAATACGACAAAAAATAAATTGAATAAAGAAGTAAAAGTTAGTAGAAAGTTTCTTTTTATATCACGTTGGGGAGAATCATTAGATATCGCCTTAGCAACCCTTCAAGAAGGGAACGAAGTGAAAATGTATATAGAAGATAAGCCCTCGAAAGAAATTGGTTATGGGTTTGTTAAAAAAGTACAAGATTGGAAAAAGCACGTAGATTGGGCTGATGTTCTAATTTTTGATTATACAGGCAACGGAAAAGTTTGTGCAGAGTTACGTGCGAATGGAAAGCTTGTTTTTGGAGGTACAGAATATACAGATTTATTAGAGTTAGATCGTAATTTTGGACAAGAAGAGCTTAAAAGACATAAAATAAACATACTTCCCTTTAAAGAATTTGAAACCTTTAAAGAAGCTATAAAATATGTAGAAGCAAATCCTAATGCCTATGTTATAAAACCATCTGGCGAAACACAAGAATTAAAACAATTGTTGTTTGTAGGTAATGATGATTCTGGCCAAGATGTTGTTAGAGTACTAAAAGCTTACGAAAAATCGTGGGGAGATAACTTTGGTACATTTCAATTACAGAGAAAAGTAAAAGGAGTAGAAATTTCTGTTTCTGCATTTTTTAATGGAACCGAATTTTTAACACCTATTAATATTACTTTTGAGCATAAAAAATTGTTCCCTAAAGAGTTAGGTGTTTCTACTGGAGAAATGGGCAGCAGTATGTTTTGGGTTAAAGATTCTCCAATTTTTGACAAAACATTGAAGAAGTTTGAACCTATTTTAGCAAAAAATCAATTTTACGGGCATATTGATTTAAATTGTATTGTAAATGGTAACGGTATTTATCCTTTAGAGTTTACATCACGTTTCGGGTTTCCACAAATATTTATTCAGAGAGCAGGTATTACCGAACCTTTTGGAGAAATGTTATATAAGGTTGCTTTAGGTAAAAAGTTTTCAATTCAAGTAAAAAAAGGCTTTCAGGTAGGTGCTTTTGTAGTCGTGCCACCATTCCCCTTTGAAGATAAAAAAACATTCGATTTATTTTCGAAAGATGCAGTAGTGATACTTAAAAAAGATTCTACCGATGGTATACACCCTATGCATTTAAAAAATGTAAATGACCAGTGGTTAATTACAGGTAATACTGGAATTGCGTTATTAGTAACAGGTACAGGTTTGACGATGAAAGATGCTCAGAAAATGATGTATAATCGCATAAATACCGTAATTATAAACAACTGTTATTACAGGACAGATATTGGTGATCGTTGGTTTGAAGATTCTGATAAATTGTGGTCTTGGGGGCTATTGTAATGAAAGAGGTCGTTTATAATTTTAAGAAATATAAAAGTAATCCTTTCGATTTTTTTAATCTTTTACCTGAAGATTGGCGGGAAGTATTACTGCCTATTTGGGAAAAGCATCATTTAGCGGCGGAAGTTTATGTGCTTTTAAATGAAAATAAGATTGTAGCAGGAGGAATTGTTTTTAAAGAATATACCGAAGATATGGTATGCTTTAAAGAGGACGCAATTTCTCTTTTGAACTCAGGGAGCTTATATATTGGTTATGTATACGTTATTGAGGCTGAAAGAGGAAAAGATTTAGGGTCACGATGGTTAAAATCTATAAAAAATGAATTTTCAAACACAAATTTTTGGTTAACAATAGAAGAAGAGGGCTTGAAAGGTTTTTACAAAAAGAATAATTTTGAACCTTATAAAGAATATTTTAAGAATAATGTTTTGGAATCATTATTAATTTTTGAAAATTAAAGTTGGATTAATAATTTTTTACTTTCAAAACAAAATTATTAGGAATAATCCTACATTTGTAAAAATAATTTGTATTTTCAATATATGAAAGTTGATACAGTCTGCATAATTGATGATGATCCTATATTTGTATACGGAACAAAAGTTCTATTAAATAATAATGGAAATTTTTGCTCAAATATTCTAGTATATGAAAATGGAAGAGAGGCTTTAGATGTTTTAGAAACTATGCTAAATACTAATGAGTTTCCTGATGTGATTTTTTTAGATTTGAATATGCCTGTAATGAATGGCTGGCAGTTTTTAGAAAAGTTTTGCAAACTTCCAAGGGTAGAGTTTAATACTAGAATATATATATTAAGTAGCTCAGTAGACCCTGCGGATATTCAAAAAGCTAAAAACTATAAAATTGTCAAAGATTTTATTTCAAAACCTCTTACTGCTGATGTATTTAGTGATTTATTAAGTGTAGTTGAAAAAGAAGTCGATTTTAAAAATGTATAACATTTTTAAAGAAATCATAATAAATAACATTATAAATAAATATTATTCAAATAATTAGTAGCATATTTTTCTTTTCATAAATTATACGAGAACTTGAATTTTTATAAAATAAGGTGGCTAATAAAACTATATGGGCCTCTTTTCACGTATATACTTCTAAATAAATTCTTCTATTTAGAAATTAATTCCATAATTATTATTTTCTGTTTAGATAATTTTAACGTCAAATAAGCATTTGAACGAAAAAAAGAATACTCTAAAGGAGTTATTGTATTTTTTTGACTTGCGTGATAGTATTTTTGTTGAAAATTAATATTATAGCAAGACGAAACTTTATTACAGTTAGTTTATAATCTGGGGGGATTTAACAATGCACTGTGTTTAAAATTAAAAATAAATTTTATTTTTTAATATAAAATGTAATGAATTACCTAGATGAACTATTTGCCAATATGTATTTATTGGTTTTTATAGCTATTGTTATACCATTCTTAATATCGTTAAGGATGTTTTTAATTATAATTTATTCAGTTCGTATTAAGAACTTAATGGATGACCCTGTTGATCGTAGTATGCACGAAAGAACAACTCCGACATTAGGTGGAGTTGGAATTTTTATTACATTTTCAATATCTCTTATTGTTTTAGGAATAGTGGCTCCACTTATACGAGAAGATTTAATAAAATTACTTTCAATCATCGTAGTTTGTATTACCCTTCTTTTTTTAGGGGTCAAGGATGATATGATTGGCTTTTCTCCAGTTAAAAAATTAATTGTTCAAATTTTCACAGGAAGCATAATTGTAAGTACTACAGACCTGAGGATAGCTTCATTGGAAGGTATATTTGGTGTTTACGAAATACCTTTTGTATTATCAATAATATTAACTGTTTTTGTTTTTACATTTATTATAAATTGTTTTAACCTAATTGATGGAATAGATGGTTTATCAGGGTCTATAGCAATACTAATTTGTATTTCTTTTGGTACATTTTTCTGTTTAAATCATGATTATTTAATGGTATTAGTATCGATGGTACTAATAGGCAGTATTTTAGGTTTTCTTAGGTTTAATCTATCAAAGACTAATAAAATATTCATGGGAGATTCTGGTACTATGTTTATTGGTTTTTTATTGCCATATATAGCTTTTTCTTTTTTAATTATGAATTCAAAAGAAAATATAGGTGTTACTATTCCTAATGGAATTATTTTCACTTTAGCAGTATTGTCATTTCCGATTTTAGATGCTTTAAGAGTTTTTATAGTCCGAATAAAAGCTAAGAGAAGTCCTTTTAGTGCTGATAAAAATCATATACATCACCGTTTAATTAATATAGGTCTTACGCACAGGCAGGCAGTATTGTGTATTGTACTTACAAATTCTTTTATAATAGCAATATCGTTAAGTATTCAAGGTCTAAACATTAATATTCAGTTGCTTATACTGATAATTTTGTCATCTTCACTTTATTTAGTGCCGTTTATGCCTGTATGTGAAAGAAAAATAATTAAAATTAAAAATGAGGAATAAGAAATTTTCTTCTCTTCATAAAACTGATTACCATAAATTTTAAAATAATATATATTGAAAAATAAAGTAGCCTTTATTACAGGTGTAACAGGTCAAGATGGAGCTTACTTAAGTGAGTTGTTGTTGAAAAAAGGATATGAAGTACATGGTTTAAAACGTAGATCATCACTTTTTAATACTGATCGAATTGATCACTTATATCAAGATCCGCATATTGAAAATAGAAATTTTATTTTACATTATGGTGATATGACTGATAGTACTAATCTAATTAGATTAATACAAGAAATTCAGCCAGATGAAATTTATAATTTGGCAGCAATGAGTCACGTTCAGGTATCTTTTGAAGTGCCAGAATATACAGCAAATGCAGATGGTATAGGTACATTGCGAATTTTGGATGCAGTTCGTTTATTAGGTTTAGAAAAGAAAACACGTATTTACCAGGCATCTACATCAGAGCTTTATGGAAAAGTACAGGAAGTTCCTCAGTCAGAGACGACACCATTTTACCCGCGTAGCCCATATGCAGTAGCTAAAATGTATGCATATTGGATTACTGTTAATTATCGCGAAGCTTATGGAATGTATGCATGTAACGGAATATTATTTAATCATGAATCTCCGATTCGTGGAGAAACTTTTGTTACTAGAAAAATTACAAGAGCAGTATCTAGAATAGCATTAGGTTTACAAGATAAATTTTACTTAGGTAATTTAGATGCTCAAAGAGATTGGGGGCATGCTAAAGATTATGTAAAAATGATGTGGATGATTCTTCAGGCCGAAGAGGCAGAAGATTGGGTAATTGCAACAGGAAAAACAACTACAGTACGTGATTTTGTTAAGATGGCATTTGATGAAGTTGGTATTGAGTTAGAATTTAAAGGAGAGGGAGTTACTGAAAAAGCTTTTGTTAAAGCTTGTAATAACCCTGAATTTGAAATAGAAATAGGAAAAGAAGTTTTATCAGTAGATCCTAAATATTTTAGACCTACAGAAGTTGAATTGTTAATAGGAGACCCGACAAAGGCGAAAACTAAATTGGGTTGGGAAGCAACACATCAGCTATCAGATTTGGTTAAAGATATGATGCAAGGAGATATTAAGTTGATGAAAAAAGACCAGTATTTGAAAGATGGTGGTTTTAATACTTTTAATTATTTTGAATAATAATATGTATTAGTTCCATAAATAAATTGGAATTTATTTTCAAACAAATTAAATATTTAAAATGATAAGTAAAGACTCTTACATATATATAGCAGGCCATAGGGGTATGGTCGGTTCAGCAGTTTGGCGAGCATTACAAAATGAAGGTTATACAAACCTTATAGGTAAAACAAGTGCAGAACTTGATCTTAGAAATCAAAAAGCTGTAAATGATTTTATTGTAAATGAAAAACCAGATATAATTATTGATGCAGCAGCTAAAGTTGGTGGTATTTTGGCTAATAATGATTTTCCATATCAATTTTTAATGGAAAATATGCAGATACAGAATAACCTTATTCAAGCTGCACATGAAAATAATATTGAAAAATTTATTTTTCTAGGCAGTTCATGCATATATCCAAAATTAGCACCACAACCTTTAAAAGAAGAGTATTTGTTAACGGCACCGTTAGAGCCTACTAATGAGTGGTATGCTATTGCTAAAATTTCAGGTGTCAAGTTATGCCAAGCTATCAGGAGCCAATTTGGTAAAGATTTTGTGAGTTTGATGCCGACTAATCTTTATGGACCTTTCGATAATTTTGATTTAAAATCATCACACGTGTTGCCTGCTATGCTTCGTAAATTTCATGAAGCTAAAGAAAATAATAATGCTGCAGTCACATTATGGGGTAGCGGAAAACCAATGCGAGAATTTTTACATGTTGATGATATGGCTCAGGCCGTTTTATTTGCTGTCAATAATGTATTACCTGATTATCTATATAATGTAGGGACAGGTACCGATATTACAATTAATGAGTTGGCAACAACTATTCAAAATTCAGTTGGTCATACAGGAGAAATTGTATGGGATAAAACTAAACCAGATGGTACACCTAGAAAACTAATGAATAGTGATAAGTTAAATAAACTTGGTTGGAAAGCTACTTATTCATTAGAGGATGGCATTAATAAAACATATTCTTGGTTTATTGAAAATCAAAATAATATAAAAAAGATTAATTTAAAATAAGATTTTTCTTATTTCAGATAATAATTTCAAAACTTTTTAGTGATTCAAATTTCAAATTTTACAAAAAATAAAGAGCTTCCTAAACTCTTTAGTGTTTTGCTTGATCAAGTTTTGATGAGTGTAGTAACCTTGCTTACAAGTGTTGTATTGGCAAGAACTTTTGATAAAGTTCAGTACGCCGATTTAGTTCTGTTATTTACATTAACACTGTTTAGTTTAGGTTTTCAAAGTTCAATAATATCTAAACCTTATGCTATAAATCAAAATGATTTAGGGGAGTTAAATAAGGAAAGTTACTATCAGTTTAACCTTAATTTGAAATTGATTTTCACCGTAGGTGTAGTTTTTGTTTTTCCTTTTCTATATTATTTTTCATTTGATGTATGGGATTTTCAGAGATTTTCTATTTTTCTATTTTATATAATTTCTTACACTTCATATTTTTTTATTAGAGAGACATTGCTAAGTGAAAGAAAAACAAAAGAAAATTTAAAATATGGGATTTTCTGTGCAACGGGCTTAGTAAGTCTTCTTTTATATATTCTATTTAGTAACAATAAGAACATAAACTTTTTTTTGATAGTTGCTTCAACTATTTATTCCTTAGTAAGTGCTTTTTATTTTATTTCAAATTATAAAAAAATTAAGTTGCCAAACTATACATGGCTTCAGTTTTGGAATATAAACTGGAAGATAGGTAAGTGGTTATTGGGGTCTAATTTTTTGTTTCATATAAGTTCAAGTATATATCCTTGGTTGCTTTTATACATTACAGAAAAAAAAGATATTGCCGTTTTTGGGGTTTTAATAAGCGTAGCCGCATTAGTTAACCCTCTTTTAACAGCATTAAGCTCTTATTTACTGCCATTATTTGTTAGTGTTAATTCTAAATATGATAAAATAAAAGAGTTAGTTGGTAAGTGGAATATTCTTTTTGCTTTAATGGCAATAGTCTTAGTTATTATAGGAGTGTTTTTAGGTCAAAATATAATTGTGTTATTATATGGTGAAAAATATCAAAATCTAGGCATATTGGTAATTTTTCCTTTTATTGTTCAGGCAATAAATGTATTTGCCCAGCCATTTAAGATAGCCTTGAATGCTATTAAACGAACTGATGTTAATTTTTGGATATTGATACCAAGAAGTATTATATCAGTTGTTTTAGGGTTTCTATTAATTAATAGATTTGGTTTAGTTGGTGTTTTTTACACAATGATTTTTGAAAATTTATTTTATCAAATATCCTACTATATAATTTATCGTAAAGTTTTTAAATTTTAATATAGCGGTAATGGATAAAAATAAAATTTTACTTATAGCCTTTGTTTCATTTTTAATTATGAACGCTATTACCTATAATTTGAATATTTTCATTTTAGGGAAATATGGGAAATTATTAGTGGCGATTTTAGGCATATTAATGATTCATACTTCTAAAGTAAAATTAAAAGCATTTTTCACCTATAATCGATGGGTTGTTTTCTTTTGGTTAGCATGTGTTTTATTCACTTTGGTTAATTATTATCAAAATGGATTTAGTATGAATTTATTTCAGAATAACATATTATTTATCGTATTCCTATATTTTTATTTTTTACTATCAAGTTCTTTTTTTGAGAGCTATAAATTTCCCAATTTTTATTTTTTAAAATATCTATCATATGCTTTAAATAGTAATTTAATAATTTGGACAGTTGTCGCGCTTATACTGCCTTTTAAAATTTGGCACACATTAGAAGATAGGACGGGGCTAGGGTTATTTTATGAAAATTATTTACAGTTAGGAATATTTGCATGTGTAGGAGCTATTGCTAATTTTTCAGTATATAAGTTCATAATTAAAAAACAGGGAAAAGTTTATTTTGCATTTTTTTTAGTATATGCTGTTTTAGTTTTTTTATCAAATTCAAGAAACGTTCAATTAATATTAACAGTTTTTGTGTTACTCAATTATGTTCCAAAAATTAAAGAATTACTTATAAAAAATGTCTATTTGATATCTGGATTAATTGTAGTTCTTAGTTTAATGTATTTTACAACCGAGTTGTTACTTACGGAAGATTTTACTCAGTTCACCACAGGTAGAAGTGCTATTTGGTATTACATTTTTGATTACTTCTCAAAGAATTCAATTTTTATAGGCAAAGGGATTTTTGGATTAAATGAAACTATTTTAGCAACTAATATTGATTCAAACTATTATTTTCAAAGGTTAGAGTTTTTATATTTCCATTCATCTTATATAGAAGTTTTATGTGCAAGTGGCTTAATAGGTTTTATTTTATTTGGCTTTGCAATAACAGTTGCTTTAAAAAAGAAAAAGAACTTTTACTATTCGATAATATTAATAAGCATTCTTTTAGGAGCGTTATTTGAAAGCTTTCTAGTTCAACCTACAATATTATTATCATTTCTATTTTGGTATTTTATGGTTTCAAAAGATAATTATAAAAACATAATTGCTTAAAAAAATATGAAGATGGAATTAAAAGAGAATGCCCCAATTGTCTTGTTTACATATAATCGTATAGATGAAATAAAAAAAACGATTCATGCTTTAAAAGCCAATTATTTAGCTTTAGAAAGTGAGCTTTATATTTTTTCTGATGGACCTAAAAGTGATAAAGATGAAGCGAAAGTTTTTGAAGTTAGAAATTTCATAGCAACAGTAGATGGTTTCAAAAAAGTAAAGGTTATTGAGTCTCAGAAAAATAAGGGTTTGGCTAATTCGATAATAGAAGGAGTTACGTCAATTATTAACCAACATGAAAAGGTTATTGTTTTAGAAGATGATTTAGTGACATCTAAAAACTTTTTAAACTATATGAATCAAGCACTTGAGTTTTATAACAATGCAGATGATGTTATTTCAATATCAGGTTTTACATTAAAATTAAAGGGGTTAGAAAATCATAATAAAGATTATTATTATGGTGTGAGAGCTTCATCTTGGGGTTGGGGTTGTTGGAGAAATAAATGGAATAGTGTTGATTGGGAATTAAAAGATTATAAAAATTTTATTTCAAATAAAGAAGAAATAAAGCAATTCAATGAAGGAGGTTCTGATATGGCTGGCATGTTAAATAATCAGGTGAATGGAGTTATAGATTCTTGGGCAATCAGATTTTGTTTTCACCAATTTAAAAATAATATGAAAACAGTTTTTCCAACGGTATCAAAATTAATAAGCATTGGTTTTAGTGAAAATGCAACGCATACTTCAGGTACTAAAAGGTTTAATACAGATTTAGATAATGGAGAAAAGCAAGTGTTTCAATTTAACAAGAATGTAATTGTAGATGATATTTTAAAAAAACAATTTAAATCTAAATTCTCTATAAAGGCAAGAGCTTTAGATAAGTTAAAAAAAATAATAGGAATATAAAACTTAGTATATGCTTTTTAATTCTTGGGAATTTATTATTCTATTGTTAATAACAACTGTGCTGTATTATAATTTAAAATATAAGCATGGTATTTTGTTGTTGTTTATAAGCTCATACTGTTTTTATAGTTTTTGGAGGTGGGATTTTGCCGTAATGATGCTAGCTGTGAGTTTAATAAATTTTTTCGCAGGTATTAAAATATCTAAAACAAAGCAGAAAGTAAAGAAAAAAGCATGGTTAGTTTTTGCAGTATTATTATCAATACTACCATTGGTA
Encoded proteins:
- a CDS encoding GDP-L-fucose synthase family protein translates to MISKDSYIYIAGHRGMVGSAVWRALQNEGYTNLIGKTSAELDLRNQKAVNDFIVNEKPDIIIDAAAKVGGILANNDFPYQFLMENMQIQNNLIQAAHENNIEKFIFLGSSCIYPKLAPQPLKEEYLLTAPLEPTNEWYAIAKISGVKLCQAIRSQFGKDFVSLMPTNLYGPFDNFDLKSSHVLPAMLRKFHEAKENNNAAVTLWGSGKPMREFLHVDDMAQAVLFAVNNVLPDYLYNVGTGTDITINELATTIQNSVGHTGEIVWDKTKPDGTPRKLMNSDKLNKLGWKATYSLEDGINKTYSWFIENQNNIKKINLK
- a CDS encoding lipopolysaccharide biosynthesis protein, translated to MSVVTLLTSVVLARTFDKVQYADLVLLFTLTLFSLGFQSSIISKPYAINQNDLGELNKESYYQFNLNLKLIFTVGVVFVFPFLYYFSFDVWDFQRFSIFLFYIISYTSYFFIRETLLSERKTKENLKYGIFCATGLVSLLLYILFSNNKNINFFLIVASTIYSLVSAFYFISNYKKIKLPNYTWLQFWNINWKIGKWLLGSNFLFHISSSIYPWLLLYITEKKDIAVFGVLISVAALVNPLLTALSSYLLPLFVSVNSKYDKIKELVGKWNILFALMAIVLVIIGVFLGQNIIVLLYGEKYQNLGILVIFPFIVQAINVFAQPFKIALNAIKRTDVNFWILIPRSIISVVLGFLLINRFGLVGVFYTMIFENLFYQISYYIIYRKVFKF
- a CDS encoding O-antigen ligase family protein; translation: MDKNKILLIAFVSFLIMNAITYNLNIFILGKYGKLLVAILGILMIHTSKVKLKAFFTYNRWVVFFWLACVLFTLVNYYQNGFSMNLFQNNILFIVFLYFYFLLSSSFFESYKFPNFYFLKYLSYALNSNLIIWTVVALILPFKIWHTLEDRTGLGLFYENYLQLGIFACVGAIANFSVYKFIIKKQGKVYFAFFLVYAVLVFLSNSRNVQLILTVFVLLNYVPKIKELLIKNVYLISGLIVVLSLMYFTTELLLTEDFTQFTTGRSAIWYYIFDYFSKNSIFIGKGIFGLNETILATNIDSNYYFQRLEFLYFHSSYIEVLCASGLIGFILFGFAITVALKKKKNFYYSIILISILLGALFESFLVQPTILLSFLFWYFMVSKDNYKNIIA
- a CDS encoding glycosyltransferase gives rise to the protein MELKENAPIVLFTYNRIDEIKKTIHALKANYLALESELYIFSDGPKSDKDEAKVFEVRNFIATVDGFKKVKVIESQKNKGLANSIIEGVTSIINQHEKVIVLEDDLVTSKNFLNYMNQALEFYNNADDVISISGFTLKLKGLENHNKDYYYGVRASSWGWGCWRNKWNSVDWELKDYKNFISNKEEIKQFNEGGSDMAGMLNNQVNGVIDSWAIRFCFHQFKNNMKTVFPTVSKLISIGFSENATHTSGTKRFNTDLDNGEKQVFQFNKNVIVDDILKKQFKSKFSIKARALDKLKKIIGI